In the Colwellia sp. 20A7 genome, one interval contains:
- the elbB gene encoding isoprenoid biosynthesis glyoxalase ElbB, whose product MKKVAVILSGCGVYDGSEINETVLTLLAIEQNNASYCCFAPNIEQHHVINHLTGEVSENESRNVLVESARMVRGNVDDLCELRVQDFDAIIVPGGFGVAKNLCNFALDGDNYQVNDQVLSACQAFAKAEKPAGYMCIAPAMLPLIYPKGVQGTIGTDRDTASLITAKGLIHKNCSVDDIVIDQTHKLVTTPAYMLATSISEAASGINRLVHNVLALVK is encoded by the coding sequence ATGAAAAAAGTCGCAGTAATTTTAAGTGGTTGTGGTGTTTACGATGGTAGTGAAATTAATGAAACAGTACTTACGTTATTAGCTATTGAGCAAAATAATGCAAGTTATTGCTGTTTTGCACCTAATATTGAGCAGCATCATGTGATTAATCATTTAACGGGTGAAGTGAGTGAGAATGAGAGTCGTAATGTGTTAGTTGAGTCTGCTCGTATGGTACGTGGTAATGTTGACGACCTATGCGAATTACGAGTACAAGACTTCGATGCTATTATTGTGCCTGGTGGTTTTGGTGTTGCAAAAAACTTATGTAATTTTGCACTTGATGGCGATAATTATCAAGTAAACGACCAAGTGTTATCTGCTTGCCAAGCATTTGCAAAAGCAGAAAAACCTGCTGGTTATATGTGTATTGCTCCGGCTATGTTGCCATTAATTTACCCTAAAGGGGTACAAGGAACTATTGGTACTGATAGAGATACCGCATCGTTAATTACTGCCAAAGGGCTGATACATAAAAATTGTAGCGTTGACGATATTGTTATTGATCAAACGCATAAGCTAGTAACAACGCCTGCTTACATGCTCGCTACTTCAATAAGTGAAGCCGCATCAGGTATTAACCGTTTAGTACATAATGTTTTGGCTTTAGTTAAGTGA
- a CDS encoding multidrug effflux MFS transporter, whose protein sequence is MESENTVKAEKSVQISLKLLLPLLASIMALSPLAIDLYLPAMPILAEHLATDMPMVQNSLSIYLLGYALGLILFGPMADQHSRRKMVIFGISGFLLASLLLPFALNIEQFLSLRFVQAFISSAATVVIPGTIREYYKKDTAKGLSYVSMIMMVAPMIAPSIGSILLVAHSWQLIFYVLAFYSIVVLVLSIKYLPDAIETTSTNSNSDKESGEQVKPINFLERYKIVFSNNEARLDIISSMMISLAFFSYITAIPFVYLTVYEVSELSFSVLFGINVAGLMTAHFINARLVSRKGSRKMLRYGLIISLISSASLVTVNLLSMSVVFTVLSILPLMGSISMVAVNSDALVFTKFPEQSGTATAVIGTLRFGVGALAGPILAYFYDGSALPFAGLMFSSVLLVLLCQLIISINEQQKKIA, encoded by the coding sequence GTGGAATCCGAGAACACAGTTAAGGCTGAAAAGTCAGTACAGATATCACTTAAATTACTTTTACCTTTACTTGCATCTATTATGGCTTTATCACCATTAGCTATTGATCTCTATTTGCCGGCGATGCCTATTTTAGCCGAACATCTAGCCACTGATATGCCTATGGTACAAAACTCTTTAAGCATTTACTTATTAGGTTATGCTTTAGGTTTGATTTTATTTGGTCCAATGGCAGATCAACATTCACGAAGAAAGATGGTGATATTTGGTATCAGTGGTTTTTTATTGGCAAGCTTACTATTACCTTTCGCGCTAAATATTGAACAATTCTTATCATTACGTTTTGTACAAGCTTTTATTAGTAGTGCAGCAACCGTGGTTATTCCAGGAACAATACGAGAATATTATAAAAAAGATACCGCAAAAGGGTTGTCATATGTATCAATGATAATGATGGTAGCGCCAATGATCGCACCCAGTATAGGTAGTATTTTATTGGTAGCCCACAGCTGGCAATTAATTTTTTATGTTTTAGCTTTTTATAGTATCGTTGTTTTAGTGCTATCGATTAAATATTTACCTGATGCAATTGAGACTACTTCTACTAATAGCAATTCGGATAAAGAGAGTGGGGAACAGGTTAAACCGATTAATTTTTTAGAGCGCTATAAAATTGTATTTTCTAATAATGAGGCTAGATTAGATATTATTAGTTCAATGATGATTTCATTAGCCTTCTTTTCTTATATTACGGCAATTCCCTTTGTCTATTTAACCGTATATGAGGTTTCAGAATTAAGCTTTAGTGTTTTATTTGGTATTAACGTTGCTGGACTAATGACGGCACATTTTATTAATGCGCGTTTAGTTTCTCGTAAAGGCTCAAGAAAAATGTTGCGTTATGGCTTAATTATCTCGCTGATTTCATCAGCATCCTTGGTTACTGTTAATCTCTTATCCATGTCTGTTGTGTTCACTGTGTTATCTATTTTGCCGTTAATGGGCAGTATTTCAATGGTTGCTGTTAATTCTGATGCTTTAGTTTTTACTAAGTTTCCGGAACAATCAGGCACTGCAACTGCAGTAATAGGCACTTTACGTTTTGGTGTTGGTGCTTTAGCTGGGCCAATTTTAGCTTATTTTTATGATGGTAGTGCGTTACCTTTCGCAGGGCTAATGTTTTCTTCTGTGTTATTGGTGCTTTTATGCCAATTAATTATTAGTATAAATGAACAACAGAAAAAAATAGCGTAA
- the tyrS gene encoding tyrosine--tRNA ligase yields MTDVSQAFAELKRGSEEILVEEELLTKLKTGKPLKIKAGFDPTAPDLHLGHTVLINKLRQFQQLGHEVIFLIGDFTGMIGDPTGKNVTRKPLTKEDVLANAETYKEQVFKILDPAKTTVAFNSTWMEKLGAAGMLQLASRQTVARMMERDDFKKRYANGQAIAIHEFMYPLVQGWDSVALEADVELGGTDQKFNLLMGRELQKSEGQRPQTVLMMPLLEGLDGVQKMSKSLGNYIGITDSPSDMFGKIMSISDVLMWRYYELLSFKPLAEIEGYKTEIEQGKNPRDVKIDLAKELITRFHDEAAAEAAHQEFINRFQKGAMPDEIPELELVVEGGEIAIANLLKEANLVGSTSDAYRMIKQGAAKIDGEKITDRNLVIVTGSNAIYQVGKRKFARVSVK; encoded by the coding sequence ATGACGGATGTAAGTCAAGCGTTTGCAGAATTGAAGCGCGGTTCAGAAGAAATATTAGTAGAAGAAGAGTTATTAACAAAACTTAAAACAGGTAAGCCGTTAAAAATTAAAGCAGGGTTTGATCCTACTGCACCAGATCTACATTTGGGTCACACTGTTTTAATTAATAAGTTGCGTCAATTTCAACAGTTAGGTCATGAGGTTATTTTTCTTATCGGTGATTTCACTGGCATGATCGGTGATCCAACGGGTAAAAATGTTACCCGTAAGCCACTCACTAAAGAAGATGTATTAGCCAACGCCGAAACTTATAAAGAGCAAGTGTTTAAAATCTTAGACCCAGCTAAAACCACTGTGGCATTTAACTCTACTTGGATGGAAAAATTAGGCGCTGCAGGAATGCTACAGTTGGCTTCTCGTCAAACAGTTGCTCGCATGATGGAACGTGATGACTTTAAAAAGCGTTATGCAAACGGTCAAGCTATTGCCATACATGAATTTATGTACCCACTTGTGCAAGGCTGGGATTCAGTGGCACTTGAAGCGGATGTTGAGTTAGGCGGCACAGATCAAAAGTTTAACTTATTGATGGGGCGTGAATTACAAAAGTCGGAAGGGCAACGTCCACAAACTGTATTAATGATGCCTTTACTTGAAGGTTTAGACGGTGTGCAAAAAATGTCTAAGTCATTAGGAAATTACATTGGTATTACTGATAGTCCATCAGATATGTTTGGTAAAATCATGTCAATTTCAGATGTACTTATGTGGCGTTATTATGAGCTATTGAGTTTTAAGCCTTTAGCTGAAATTGAAGGCTATAAAACTGAAATCGAGCAAGGTAAAAATCCACGTGATGTTAAAATTGATTTGGCAAAAGAATTAATCACTCGTTTTCATGATGAAGCAGCAGCAGAAGCCGCGCATCAAGAGTTTATTAATCGTTTTCAAAAAGGTGCAATGCCAGATGAAATACCAGAGCTTGAATTGGTTGTTGAAGGTGGTGAAATCGCTATAGCTAACTTATTAAAAGAGGCTAACTTAGTCGGCAGTACTTCTGATGCTTATCGTATGATTAAGCAAGGGGCGGCAAAAATAGATGGTGAAAAAATTACTGATAGAAATTTAGTGATCGTCACCGGTAGCAATGCGATATACCAAGTTGGTAAACGAAAATTTGCTCGAGTTAGTGTTAAATAG
- a CDS encoding anhydro-N-acetylmuramic acid kinase, whose amino-acid sequence MTINTNSGNSNAPTYYIGLMSGTSADGIDLALVSFDQNHQLQHHASYYQAYSSETAEKIQSLYNPGNNEIDRTFALDVELARLFAATINAFLLQQQLDYSDIIAIGNHGQTVRHRPLITHPFTLQIGCNQTLATLTNIRVIGQFRRKDMALGGQGAPLVPAFHQTIFSENNNNDSNADVFVVNIGGIANLTFLPATDKQDICGYDSGPGNALMDDWFSLHNPDSKTKYDENGNWAKKGQIDDELLALFLSDNYFQLPHPKSTGREYFHLSWLKSQLAQFSHVSNEDVQATLTALTAITIVDAIKQHSPNNEATTKIYLCGGGAHNEILKSKINQQLELHYKNYELLLTNQKDIDGDQLEAIAFAWLAFAYDKKLLSSMSTVTGASKCCTLGNEYLP is encoded by the coding sequence ATGACGATTAATACAAATTCAGGTAATTCAAACGCGCCTACCTATTATATTGGTTTAATGTCAGGCACGAGTGCTGATGGCATTGATTTGGCCTTAGTGTCCTTTGACCAAAATCATCAACTTCAACATCACGCCAGTTATTATCAAGCCTATAGTAGTGAGACTGCTGAAAAAATTCAGTCACTTTATAACCCTGGTAATAATGAGATTGATCGCACCTTTGCTTTAGATGTCGAGTTAGCAAGACTTTTTGCCGCTACAATTAACGCTTTTTTACTACAGCAACAGCTAGATTATTCTGACATTATTGCCATTGGTAACCATGGCCAAACTGTCCGTCATAGACCATTAATAACCCACCCATTTACTTTACAAATTGGCTGCAATCAAACATTAGCAACCTTAACGAATATTCGTGTCATTGGGCAGTTTCGCCGAAAAGATATGGCATTAGGTGGACAAGGTGCTCCATTAGTACCGGCTTTTCATCAAACAATTTTTAGTGAGAATAATAACAATGACAGTAATGCTGATGTTTTTGTCGTTAATATTGGCGGTATAGCTAACCTCACCTTCTTGCCAGCAACGGATAAACAAGATATTTGCGGTTATGATTCAGGTCCTGGCAATGCATTGATGGATGACTGGTTTAGCTTACACAACCCTGATAGTAAAACTAAGTATGACGAGAATGGTAATTGGGCCAAAAAAGGGCAAATTGATGATGAATTATTAGCGCTATTTTTATCTGACAACTATTTCCAACTTCCTCACCCGAAAAGTACAGGTCGAGAATATTTCCATTTATCATGGCTAAAGAGTCAACTAGCTCAGTTCTCTCACGTTAGCAATGAAGATGTGCAAGCAACACTTACCGCGTTAACAGCGATAACTATTGTTGATGCAATTAAGCAGCACAGCCCTAATAATGAAGCTACTACTAAAATATACCTTTGTGGCGGCGGCGCGCATAATGAAATTTTAAAAAGTAAAATAAATCAACAACTAGAACTACACTACAAAAATTACGAACTTCTTCTTACTAATCAAAAAGATATTGATGGTGATCAATTAGAAGCGATAGCCTTTGCTTGGTTAGCCTTTGCTTATGACAAAAAGTTATTAAGCAGCATGTCAACGGTAACGGGGGCTAGCAAATGTTGCACCCTTGGTAATGAGTATTTACCTTAA
- a CDS encoding glycoside hydrolase family 3 protein encodes MTAKSNYSIQLSDFEKQLAAKMALDIRYFCSEKLTNTTGRCLEPVTELPKALADVITATGIGSVVLFAENLSTTKQIIQLTHDLQTAAIKSDSKQPLIISIDQEGGRVVRLPQATSFAGNMAIGATYQAKGIDFATATSTIIAKELMLLGINNNYAPVVDVNTNAMNPVINTRSFGEEPQLVAELGAAAVNGFQSQGVMATLKHFPGHGDTHVDSHLGLPLVEHDLATIESKDLAPFKWAIKHSDPAMIMTAHIQYPTLDDSTIANLKGEKIIRPATMSRKILTGLLRNNMGYDGIIATDALDMAGISHYFNEVTAVVETFVAGADLAVMPFKIRKVEDINKFKLFVKAVAEALQQKINKDEFSIAEITQSVQRINSYKRKYIMLPEMSLDKRVTLAEQYIAQEQNLLLEQALADNAVVLLTNNQDKLPMDVKRILRIHLFVLNWQEFRALKAAIIFHWQSLNQLPPQISATVVAERDAQSQIHQGGKLAKADLIIATVDTKIASAVDIGGAEDVLTQAYIANKQGNVSYEQLLAYQLQQAKQRKVTSMLIAKGSPYLLNPYTKLADSILVTFDDRIYNKSNDIAYSPGYQTSIAIMLGKQKALGVLPVSLPKD; translated from the coding sequence ATGACAGCCAAAAGTAATTATTCAATACAACTTTCTGACTTTGAAAAACAATTAGCAGCTAAAATGGCACTTGATATCCGTTATTTTTGCTCAGAAAAACTAACGAATACTACCGGGCGTTGCTTAGAGCCAGTGACTGAACTACCGAAAGCCTTAGCTGATGTCATTACAGCAACGGGTATTGGTAGCGTAGTACTTTTTGCTGAAAACTTATCAACAACAAAACAAATTATTCAGTTAACGCATGACTTGCAAACAGCAGCTATTAAATCTGATTCAAAACAACCGTTAATTATCTCTATTGATCAAGAAGGTGGCAGGGTAGTGCGTTTACCTCAAGCTACATCGTTCGCCGGTAATATGGCTATAGGTGCTACTTATCAAGCCAAAGGTATCGATTTTGCTACTGCAACGAGTACTATTATCGCGAAGGAATTAATGTTATTAGGAATTAACAACAACTATGCGCCTGTTGTTGATGTGAATACTAATGCGATGAACCCTGTGATTAACACTCGCTCTTTTGGTGAAGAGCCGCAGCTTGTTGCTGAGTTAGGCGCAGCAGCTGTTAATGGCTTTCAAAGCCAAGGGGTAATGGCTACGCTCAAACATTTTCCTGGCCACGGTGATACTCATGTTGATAGTCATTTAGGATTGCCACTTGTTGAGCATGATTTAGCGACGATAGAAAGTAAAGATTTAGCGCCATTTAAGTGGGCAATTAAGCACAGTGATCCTGCGATGATCATGACTGCACATATACAATACCCGACATTAGATGATTCAACGATTGCAAATCTTAAAGGCGAAAAAATTATTCGACCAGCAACAATGTCTCGAAAAATACTGACTGGTTTGTTAAGAAATAACATGGGATATGACGGTATTATTGCGACAGATGCACTGGATATGGCTGGTATTTCTCATTATTTTAATGAGGTGACCGCGGTGGTCGAAACCTTTGTTGCAGGCGCTGATTTAGCGGTAATGCCGTTTAAAATAAGAAAAGTTGAAGACATTAATAAATTCAAATTATTTGTTAAGGCTGTTGCTGAAGCGTTACAACAGAAAATCAATAAAGATGAATTTTCAATAGCAGAAATTACACAGTCTGTTCAGAGAATAAATAGCTATAAAAGAAAATATATAATGCTACCAGAAATGTCTCTAGATAAGAGAGTTACGTTAGCAGAGCAGTATATAGCACAAGAGCAAAATTTATTGCTTGAACAAGCCTTAGCAGATAACGCTGTGGTGTTATTGACTAATAATCAAGATAAGTTACCGATGGATGTTAAACGCATTTTACGTATTCATTTATTTGTACTGAATTGGCAAGAGTTTCGCGCTTTAAAAGCCGCGATCATTTTTCATTGGCAAAGCTTAAATCAATTACCGCCACAAATTAGCGCGACAGTGGTCGCCGAGCGTGATGCACAATCACAAATACATCAAGGTGGTAAATTAGCTAAAGCTGATCTTATTATTGCAACAGTTGATACTAAGATAGCGAGCGCAGTTGATATTGGTGGCGCAGAAGATGTATTAACTCAAGCGTATATTGCTAATAAACAAGGTAATGTGAGTTATGAGCAGTTACTGGCTTACCAGTTACAACAAGCTAAGCAACGAAAAGTAACGAGTATGTTGATTGCTAAAGGGTCACCTTACTTATTAAACCCTTATACTAAACTAGCAGACTCTATTCTAGTGACATTTGACGATAGAATTTATAACAAGAGTAATGACATAGCATACAGCCCCGGTTATCAGACGAGTATTGCTATTATGTTAGGTAAGCAAAAAGCATTAGGAGTATTACCTGTGAGCCTACCTAAAGATTAA
- a CDS encoding OapA family protein: MNKQQIIQRQLKTLHKVFLSLLTNFQQLPKRHRAIIIGISILTLFIILLPSEHELTNNKNHKQGLEVGKRYQVAIPEKSSIDRLPATPVEIEIPATVVSQDSQLIDESEISTTVNSEQQSKMSWQSAEVRSGDSLARIFKRLGFSAQDTYAVSSAKGKDSKLLLKMNVGDTLRIATNKEQKITALEYPLSKTDTLYINLVGDSYQSHKESKPVDITQDYAHGTINSNFWNAGTVAGLSDRQIIELANIFGWDIDFALDIRAGDSFHVIYEKKYIEGEYIGTGNILAAEFINQKDPFQAVRFTDGEYYTSDGKSMRKAFLRAPVNFKYISSSFAPKRFHPVQKRWKAHRGVDYAAKTGTPVVAAGNGKVTHSTYNKYNGNYVFIQHGNGIVTKYLHFSKRAVKKGQRVKQGQVIGYVGATGLAAGPHLHYEFLLNGVHRNPRTVKLPDSKPIDTKYKTEFTAISKKRLKELADSKRIVLSMSLAEENTPKNDD, translated from the coding sequence GTGAATAAACAACAAATAATACAACGACAATTAAAAACGCTTCATAAAGTTTTTCTTAGCTTACTAACAAACTTCCAACAATTACCCAAAAGACATCGTGCTATAATTATTGGAATATCAATACTAACTTTATTCATAATACTACTGCCAAGTGAGCATGAGTTAACAAACAATAAAAACCATAAGCAAGGCCTAGAAGTTGGTAAACGCTATCAAGTTGCAATCCCCGAAAAATCTTCCATTGACCGACTTCCTGCGACGCCTGTTGAAATAGAAATTCCAGCGACTGTCGTATCACAAGACAGTCAGCTAATTGATGAAAGCGAGATCTCCACAACAGTAAATTCAGAGCAACAAAGTAAAATGTCTTGGCAAAGTGCCGAAGTTCGCAGCGGAGATTCTTTAGCTAGAATATTTAAACGTTTAGGATTTAGTGCACAAGATACTTATGCGGTTAGTAGCGCTAAAGGAAAAGACAGCAAACTACTACTTAAGATGAATGTCGGCGATACCCTTCGTATTGCGACAAATAAAGAACAGAAAATAACAGCACTTGAATACCCTTTATCAAAAACAGACACTTTGTATATCAATCTTGTCGGTGATAGCTATCAATCACATAAAGAAAGTAAACCTGTTGATATTACTCAAGATTATGCACATGGAACAATTAATTCAAATTTTTGGAATGCAGGAACAGTTGCAGGCTTAAGCGATAGACAAATTATTGAACTTGCTAACATTTTTGGTTGGGATATAGATTTTGCTTTAGATATACGAGCTGGCGATAGTTTTCATGTGATTTATGAGAAAAAATATATTGAAGGTGAATATATTGGTACTGGTAATATTTTAGCTGCCGAATTTATCAACCAAAAAGACCCTTTTCAAGCCGTAAGATTTACTGATGGTGAATATTATACCTCTGATGGTAAAAGTATGCGTAAGGCCTTTTTACGCGCCCCTGTAAACTTTAAATATATCAGCTCTAGCTTTGCCCCTAAACGTTTTCATCCAGTACAAAAACGTTGGAAAGCACACAGAGGAGTTGATTATGCAGCTAAAACAGGTACTCCAGTAGTAGCAGCAGGCAATGGTAAAGTTACTCATTCAACTTATAACAAATACAATGGTAATTATGTTTTTATCCAGCATGGTAATGGCATAGTAACTAAGTATTTACATTTTTCAAAACGAGCGGTTAAAAAAGGTCAACGTGTTAAACAAGGGCAAGTTATTGGTTATGTAGGCGCAACAGGATTAGCTGCAGGTCCTCACTTACATTATGAATTTTTGCTTAATGGTGTACATCGCAACCCTAGAACGGTAAAACTGCCTGATTCAAAACCAATCGATACAAAGTATAAAACTGAATTTACCGCAATATCTAAAAAACGTTTAAAAGAGCTAGCCGATTCAAAACGTATCGTGTTATCAATGAGTCTTGCTGAGGAAAATACACCTAAAAATGACGATTAA
- a CDS encoding aminotransferase-like domain-containing protein: MQLLDKTSPAFLYQQVIEFIDYQQKTGVLLPGDKLPSLRKLSRQFEISVPTVKQAYIELERQGRVCARPQSGYYLMAQRARTLKPMPTKWSHCAPATVQCRNMIEQVYEAVHIPNTVALGISNPIQANPPDKTLARLMRSVLSKVAEKAVSYGPVTGDAKLRMQLAFRYQEQGIVINSDEIVITNGAQEALSIALQCVAQRGDIIAVESPCFFGIIELIETLGMKALEIYTCTEEGVCLNDLTKAINKHPIKACLFSSAINNPLGSMKTDVQRQALVSLLEKHDLPLIEDDVYSELYFTEKKPKPAQLYSEKGLVMTCSSFSKTAAPGYRIGWLLPGKFEEQAKRVKRAQSCSTPMLQQWTLNEYIQSGDYDRHLSVLRKKLIYNCERMRALIAEHFPSEVCISKPQGGSVLWLRCQSHVNTSEFFQEAIEQGVSFAPGIIFSMSGKYANYMRISFGVQWNEQVENAIKTLGRLVFKYSHNDNINSKIDQKDTF; the protein is encoded by the coding sequence ATGCAATTACTTGATAAAACTTCACCTGCCTTCTTATATCAACAAGTTATCGAATTTATTGATTATCAACAAAAAACAGGTGTTTTATTACCTGGGGACAAGTTACCGAGTTTACGCAAGTTAAGTCGTCAATTTGAAATAAGTGTCCCTACCGTCAAACAAGCTTATATTGAATTAGAACGCCAAGGGCGCGTTTGTGCTAGACCGCAATCTGGTTATTACTTAATGGCGCAACGAGCGCGAACATTAAAACCCATGCCAACAAAGTGGTCTCATTGTGCACCTGCAACTGTTCAGTGTCGTAATATGATAGAACAAGTGTACGAGGCGGTACATATACCTAATACTGTTGCTTTAGGCATATCAAATCCTATTCAAGCTAATCCTCCAGACAAAACACTGGCAAGATTAATGCGTTCAGTTTTATCAAAAGTAGCAGAAAAAGCGGTGAGTTATGGTCCTGTAACGGGCGATGCTAAATTACGTATGCAACTAGCTTTTCGATATCAAGAACAAGGTATTGTCATTAATTCAGATGAAATAGTTATCACGAATGGTGCGCAAGAAGCCTTATCTATTGCTTTACAATGTGTTGCCCAAAGAGGCGATATTATTGCGGTAGAATCTCCGTGTTTTTTTGGCATTATCGAGTTAATTGAAACGTTAGGTATGAAGGCTTTAGAAATTTATACCTGCACAGAAGAGGGCGTTTGTTTAAATGATCTTACCAAAGCAATTAATAAGCACCCGATCAAAGCTTGCCTATTTTCATCTGCGATCAATAATCCATTGGGTTCAATGAAAACAGATGTTCAACGACAAGCGCTCGTGAGTCTACTTGAAAAACATGATCTGCCGTTAATCGAAGATGATGTTTATAGCGAACTGTATTTTACAGAGAAAAAACCTAAACCAGCACAATTATATTCTGAAAAAGGATTAGTGATGACTTGTTCGTCATTTTCCAAAACAGCGGCCCCCGGTTATAGAATCGGCTGGTTATTACCCGGAAAGTTTGAAGAGCAGGCAAAGCGTGTTAAAAGAGCACAGTCATGTTCAACTCCAATGTTACAACAATGGACTTTAAACGAGTATATTCAAAGTGGTGACTACGATCGCCATTTAAGTGTATTGCGTAAGAAATTGATTTACAACTGTGAACGCATGCGTGCTTTAATCGCCGAACATTTTCCAAGTGAGGTCTGTATTTCTAAGCCTCAAGGGGGGAGCGTATTATGGCTTAGATGTCAGTCACATGTTAATACTAGTGAATTTTTTCAAGAAGCAATTGAGCAAGGGGTAAGTTTTGCCCCTGGTATCATATTTTCAATGTCAGGCAAGTATGCTAATTACATGCGTATTAGCTTTGGTGTGCAGTGGAATGAGCAAGTAGAAAATGCAATCAAAACGTTAGGTCGTTTAGTATTTAAATACTCACATAACGACAACATTAATAGTAAAATTGATCAAAAGGACACGTTTTAG
- a CDS encoding DMT family transporter, producing MNNSFLYLITVLIWGSTWIAISYQLGDVAPEASVTYRFAIAALILFTFAKLKRLPMHFSLKQHGLFAAFGICLFGLNYLLLYNAQQHINSALTCIAFSTLMLMNIVNTKLFFKTQITKQVYFGGAFGLLGIVTLFWPQLTDVTLGVATLFGLGLCLMGTFSASIGNMISIKNQRNNIPIVQANAWGMLYGAIFTSLAVIVQGKQFTFSFEPAYLTSLIYLSLFGSVIAFGCYLSLMTRIGSHKTSYANIIFPAIAVFISTIVEGFAWSEFTVIGLSFVLLGNLIVLTKTSTLQRLFNAKEAAKV from the coding sequence ATGAATAATAGTTTCCTCTACCTGATCACTGTCCTTATCTGGGGATCCACTTGGATTGCCATTAGTTACCAATTAGGTGATGTTGCTCCCGAGGCTTCTGTAACTTACCGGTTTGCCATTGCAGCGCTAATTTTATTTACTTTTGCAAAGTTAAAACGCTTACCGATGCATTTTTCTCTAAAACAACACGGCTTATTTGCAGCCTTTGGTATTTGTTTATTTGGATTAAACTACTTACTACTCTATAACGCGCAGCAACATATTAATTCAGCACTTACTTGCATTGCCTTTTCAACATTAATGTTGATGAATATTGTTAATACCAAGCTATTTTTTAAAACACAAATCACAAAGCAGGTTTATTTTGGTGGCGCATTTGGCTTATTAGGCATAGTTACTTTGTTTTGGCCGCAGTTAACCGACGTTACCTTAGGGGTTGCTACATTATTTGGGCTAGGTCTTTGCTTAATGGGAACTTTTTCTGCTTCTATAGGTAATATGATATCGATTAAAAACCAAAGAAATAATATACCTATTGTGCAAGCGAATGCATGGGGAATGCTCTATGGCGCTATTTTTACTAGCCTAGCAGTTATCGTACAAGGTAAGCAGTTTACTTTTTCATTTGAGCCAGCTTATTTAACGTCGTTAATTTACTTATCTCTTTTTGGATCTGTTATTGCTTTTGGTTGCTATTTAAGTTTAATGACGCGTATTGGCTCCCATAAAACGTCATATGCAAATATTATTTTTCCAGCTATTGCGGTATTTATTTCAACGATTGTAGAAGGTTTTGCTTGGAGTGAATTTACAGTGATTGGTTTAAGTTTTGTTTTGCTAGGTAACTTAATAGTATTAACTAAAACATCGACATTACAGCGGTTATTTAATGCTAAAGAAGCTGCAAAAGTTTAA